The following nucleotide sequence is from Paracrocinitomix mangrovi.
GATTCTATTGTTATGACTGAACGAAAACCTGAATTGGAACAATTTATAAAAATGAATTTTGGTGCGCATGATGAAGATTTGCAAAAAATAAGTTCATACTTCACCATTTTACCTTTAAAGAAAGGGGCTCATTTTTTAAAAAAAGGTCAATATTCAGATAAGTTAGGCTTTGTAAAGTCCGGCGTTTTAAGAGAATATGTTGAAGTTGATGACAAAGAAGTTACCAAGTGGATTTCAACTGAAGGATATTTTGTGACCGACATTATTGGGTTCTTTTTTGATGAAACGGCCAGGTACAACATTCATGCTATTGAGGACAGTGAATTATATGTTGTTGACAGAAATACCTATC
It contains:
- a CDS encoding Crp/Fnr family transcriptional regulator; this encodes MTERKPELEQFIKMNFGAHDEDLQKISSYFTILPLKKGAHFLKKGQYSDKLGFVKSGVLREYVEVDDKEVTKWISTEGYFVTDIIGFFFDETARYNIHAIEDSELYVVDRNTYRQIGNDIQRWKELEKLFIAKCFAVLEQRVMNHLSLSAEERYLALFEINKSLFNTVPLQYIASMLGMTPETFSRIRNKLADSTS